Below is a window of Naumovozyma castellii chromosome 9, complete genome DNA.
CGCAGTATTCCCTTCATGATCCCCAACGTTTTCCCGAATTCTTTAGTCTTAACGTGAATAATGGattgaatttctttaaaagttCTTGCCACTTCAGCACGTCGACATCCAATCAATATTGATGCGGCCATAATACTCTCCGTAGACTTCCCTTTCAAACTTCTCTCATCATGACACAACTTGTAGGCCTCCTTAGCACAATCTTTGACAATCTTAGGTAATTCTGCAGCATCACAAAGCATAGTAATCTTAGCGAACGCAGCTTGTACCTCATTATCCTTCTTATCCACCACATTTTTCCCTTGGGCTCTATTCAGTTCCTTTGTAAATCTCATATCTGTACCTTCACCTTGTCCAATTCTTGTAGACAAGTTATTCCCATCCAATAGTGGATTTGAAGCTTCCCCCACACGGGATGGATCATCCCCATTTTGATCATCGTTGGAAAAGGTACGCCATTCGGAACGGGTGTCCACGAGCCTATCAGAAAGCACCAGTCCACACAGGGCACACACGACATCACCTTCACTAAACCGTTCGACAATCTTGGGAGGGTACACTTTACATTCAGGGCATGTAAGCACGATGTTCAAGTTGGGGCCCTTTCTTCCCTGAGCGGCGATGGGCTTGGCAACGGCGGGGGCGGCAGGTGTAGCTGGCGATGGTGTTGGTTGTACTGAAACAGACATGAGTAGGTAGTTGGTTCCCAGATGAGTGTTGTTCGATCTACGGTGGTTTTGAAGTAGTGTGTTAAATGgtaaaataaatgatattccttattatattttatattcgAAAACCTTCCAGCGCGGGCGGGTAACTTCTTCGATTACTATTATATAACGTTATTATACGGTCAACCGACGATAAACCATCGATCCAGATGGGCTACCTGTGTATCTGCTGTCTTGATAGAGTGTCTTTGTGTGCTATCTGCTCGCAGATTATTTCTGCTGTTCCTCTCAGAGATATTCAGTATCTCAGAGACCATTGCATATACATGGGAGAACGTCCAGCATTGTCCCGATGATATGACCCGACATTGGATCTGTCTTTGCTGTACCACACTGTAGAATAACTTGTCCACATCATACTGGTCCAGCAGCCAGTGGATATCTATTGATTTCGTGCGTATTAATTGTAATTTGGATGCCAATTGAAGTAAACCAATAGTTAGTTTCGTGATCCATTCAACAACATCCGTATTGTTGTCATCGCCATCTTCCTTTGCTGATGTCAGGGAATGGAAACCATCATATGGTaatttgaagttgatgaTTTGGGCGAATATATCCAAGTATTGAAACATGTTATTAAGAGAACTTATGGTCACCGATCTTGGTAAGTTGGGCACATTTTGCAACGAGATTATAGGTTGAAATAAGATGGAGAAGGAAACAAGATATAGGTCCTTCCTTTGCCTTACCATGAACCACTTCCTTAACGAATGTAATTTTTCCTGCTGGGCCATTTGGACAATTTTTTGTGTTTGATGGATTCTTTCCATTAGGTCTTCGTCATCTTGTAAAATGATCGCAGCCTCCTTAGGTATTTCCAATTGTAACTCATCCTCCATATGTGTGGCTCGttgttttttgttttccatattcttttttaattgttcaattctAAACCTTATTCTATtattcctcttcttcatcttcaaaatggTCACTTTCCTCAATTTGCTCTTCAACAAGGGAAAATCGTTCTCCTCATTCTTATCACCATCCATATCAACATCATTCTGTCCCATAGATCGTTCTAATATGGCCTTCACCCTCCCCTGCAACTTCCTGTTTTGCTCATGGATACTCAACAACGCCATCCGCCACTTGAGCAACAATGACGGACTGGTATTGCTGCAATTGCTGCAATAGGCACGTGTGGTCTGCTTACTGCACACGGAACACAGCATTCTCATCCATGGTACGTGTATCTGCTTCTTCTGTTGTCTTCTTCCAAATagtgtatatatatattgaCCAACAACCAACTTCGCGAATTAAAAAGTTACCTGTTCACATTGAAAGAAAGCTGCACCCATCAAAGAACTTTGAAGCACAACAACGCAACAACGATGGCAGAAAGAGACACAACTATGGGGCCACCTGGGTCTCCGTCCAAGCTGGCCTCCCAGCACGCTCTCTTCATGACCAATCTGGACCAATCGCCGGCTCGCAACAACAGTGCtgtatttgaaagaagCACGTCGCCGTCACGTTTGAATGGTGGTGCTAGTGGGATGGTGATTGATTCGTTGGGGGAGCAAGTGGAGACTTTGTCAAAGACTAATATGCAGCTATCTTTGCAGTCTAAAAACTTGCTCACCAAGTTGGAGGATGCTAATGAGAGGGAGATCACGATGATAGATGCGGTGACCAAGCTGAAAGAGTTGAATGCAAAGGGGGATATTGAGTTGGCGGAGAAGAGTGAGACGTTGAAGATGGAGGAGGGTAGACTGCGtgatttgaagttgaaattACAGATGGAAGTGGAGAGGAAGGGTAAATTGAATAGTAGTATGAGAAATGTGGATATGgaggaattgaaattggatcAGAATTTGGCAATGCAGCGTGCTCAGTGTGACGCTCTGAGGCAATCGCAGATTCTGTATAAGGAGCATTACTCCCGTGAGATTTTgcaattgaaggaaattgtAGAGGAATTATCGATGGAACAAGAGAGTGATCTATCGCTGGAGGGAA
It encodes the following:
- the SUA7 gene encoding transcription factor TFIIB (ancestral locus Anc_3.394); amino-acid sequence: MSVSVQPTPSPATPAAPAVAKPIAAQGRKGPNLNIVLTCPECKVYPPKIVERFSEGDVVCALCGLVLSDRLVDTRSEWRTFSNDDQNGDDPSRVGEASNPLLDGNNLSTRIGQGEGTDMRFTKELNRAQGKNVVDKKDNEVQAAFAKITMLCDAAELPKIVKDCAKEAYKLCHDERSLKGKSTESIMAASILIGCRRAEVARTFKEIQSIIHVKTKEFGKTLGIMKGILREKSSDGFIKINTDNMSGAQNLTYIPRFCSHLGLPMQVTTAAEYTAKKCKEIEEIAGKSPITIAVVSIYLNILLFKIPVTAAKVGQILQVTEGTIKSGYKILYEHRDIAVDPQLIANGTVSMDNLPKLDKDKNTRNEKKKV
- the ATG14 gene encoding Atg14p (ancestral locus Anc_3.389); its protein translation is MRMLCSVCSKQTTRAYCSNCSNTSPSLLLKWRMALLSIHEQNRKLQGRVKAILERSMGQNDVDMDGDKNEENDFPLLKSKLRKVTILKMKKRNNRIRFRIEQLKKNMENKKQRATHMEDELQLEIPKEAAIILQDDEDLMERIHQTQKIVQMAQQEKLHSLRKWFMVRQRKDLYLVSFSILFQPIISLQNVPNLPRSVTISSLNNMFQYLDIFAQIINFKLPYDGFHSLTSAKEDGDDNNTDVVEWITKLTIGLLQLASKLQLIRTKSIDIHWLLDQYDVDKLFYSVVQQRQIQCRVISSGQCWTFSHVYAMVSEILNISERNSRNNLRADSTQRHSIKTADTQVAHLDRWFIVG
- the SHE3 gene encoding She3p (ancestral locus Anc_3.393) gives rise to the protein MAERDTTMGPPGSPSKLASQHALFMTNLDQSPARNNSAVFERSTSPSRLNGGASGMVIDSLGEQVETLSKTNMQLSLQSKNLLTKLEDANEREITMIDAVTKLKELNAKGDIELAEKSETLKMEEGRLRDLKLKLQMEVERKGKLNSSMRNVDMEELKLDQNLAMQRAQCDALRQSQILYKEHYSREILQLKEIVEELSMEQESDLSLEGIDEELVDTMETRFAKLLQLTSEYNESLKEGSEGMISELNLESWVKLYDECKKRLAGYKVRIQEYEANNKNKNKNKSKDNIETEKDLVRSETLQRLEAGKLVDNIQAKMTKLRKPSTHNNGSNSNSTDKRRSFYGISGILPKDASVSPKLTSSATMLPGVKRTSSTRKPSAHVNQHPYSHITGVNHQSRTRE